A region from the Candidatus Bathyarchaeota archaeon genome encodes:
- a CDS encoding MFS transporter → MNRLARENTRFKGNIPVLTASEMVSNTGWNMQMVIWQPYLLSLGARIPTLGLLQSCSTLMRGTLLLITGRIADSVGRKLLMILASSLTIVGMVLAIVANHWVLIVPTIILWAIGGSFWEPAFRAMVAESVEPRNRGTAYGLLGLTWFLPGLYAPAIAGYIGEVLGPRVVITIMVLTESVSLSMIILWVRETLKEKMKSSSKAISFITDLLKQARSQPKFYTAAIIHRFQGAMGEGIFLGILLTTFSFDLLQLGLLANIYSAATSILQIPMGKISDRYGRKNLLILSVTIKIIAFIGYLLSNNFPSILLSHAVNAISDAIYIPTFNAYLAGLESSAGMATRFGSLQGLMALITFPAPILGSQLFNIYGFQIFIMSTALLAAGSLAAFTRLKPI, encoded by the coding sequence ATGAATCGTTTAGCCAGAGAGAATACAAGATTTAAGGGGAATATTCCAGTCCTAACGGCCTCAGAAATGGTATCCAACACGGGATGGAACATGCAGATGGTTATCTGGCAGCCATACCTCCTAAGCCTAGGGGCCAGGATACCGACCCTCGGCCTCCTTCAGAGCTGCTCCACGCTCATGAGGGGAACCCTTCTCCTAATCACTGGCAGGATAGCCGACTCCGTTGGCAGGAAGCTGCTGATGATCCTAGCAAGCTCGCTGACCATCGTCGGTATGGTGTTAGCTATAGTTGCCAATCATTGGGTCCTCATCGTCCCGACAATAATACTCTGGGCGATCGGAGGCTCATTCTGGGAGCCCGCCTTCAGAGCCATGGTCGCAGAGTCGGTGGAGCCCAGAAACCGGGGGACCGCCTATGGCCTTTTAGGGCTGACATGGTTCCTCCCCGGCCTCTACGCCCCAGCCATAGCTGGCTACATCGGAGAGGTCCTAGGCCCAAGAGTGGTTATAACGATAATGGTATTAACAGAATCCGTATCTCTATCCATGATCATCTTATGGGTTAGAGAGACCCTCAAAGAAAAAATGAAATCGAGCAGTAAGGCGATCTCGTTTATCACAGATCTCCTCAAACAGGCGAGAAGTCAACCAAAATTCTACACAGCGGCGATCATTCACAGATTTCAAGGTGCCATGGGAGAAGGCATATTCCTAGGCATTCTGTTAACTACCTTCAGCTTCGACCTCCTTCAGCTGGGATTGTTGGCGAACATCTACTCGGCAGCGACATCGATCCTCCAAATACCCATGGGCAAGATAAGCGACAGGTATGGCAGGAAGAACCTTCTAATACTATCAGTAACAATTAAAATCATAGCCTTCATAGGCTATCTACTCTCAAATAACTTTCCTTCAATACTCCTTTCTCACGCCGTAAACGCCATCTCAGACGCGATCTACATACCTACCTTCAACGCCTACCTGGCAGGGCTTGAATCATCAGCAGGAATGGCCACAAGATTCGGAAGCCTCCAAGGACTGATGGCGCTCATCACATTTCCAGCCCCAATTCTCGGCAGCCAACTCTTCAATATTTATGGCTTTCAGATATTCATTATGTCAACAGCCCTGCTTGCAGCTGGCTCCTTGGCCGCCTTCACCAGACTCAAGCCCATATGA
- a CDS encoding M20/M25/M40 family metallo-hydrolase — protein MGLVKNIGDIEVGVAGEIWVNSEAYRNLLVLCDDFGSRFAGTEGEKLAVDYLVRRLRDYGLENVAADPYIYTGWRRGPAKLELLEPIRRDLTAISLPLSPPGEVEGEIIDLGNGDPSEFKRREKEIGGKVVLCTSAPGPSGREVHRRTKYGYGVYMGARGFIFGNHNPGQLPATGSLRPAYRMAGEIPAVGVSWETVSFINRQMERGRVVAKIRTEDRIMPGSTSWNVVGEIPGSILKDRFIVVGAHFDGHDISQGAMDDASGACVVAEAARALAKFKGAFKRSLRFILFSAEELGVTGSTCYVAKHLEEMNRVDLMINCDGAGRAARHTFRVSGPPELVETLQAISKEVGYQMKVETTLSTASDHWPFYMQSIPSASLASATEPAALALGRGFGHTSADTVDKVDHRGLKEGALVLAQFLIRLANMDKISRRMAPDEIMNHLEKTGVAEELRIQKCWYQPGASPLNQ, from the coding sequence ATGGGTTTGGTCAAGAATATAGGGGATATCGAGGTTGGGGTTGCTGGAGAGATCTGGGTCAACAGCGAGGCTTATAGAAATCTCCTAGTCCTATGCGACGATTTTGGAAGTAGATTCGCAGGGACGGAGGGGGAGAAACTCGCTGTAGACTATTTAGTGAGGAGGCTTAGGGATTATGGGCTTGAGAATGTGGCTGCGGATCCCTACATCTATACTGGATGGAGAAGAGGGCCCGCGAAGCTGGAGCTGCTTGAGCCGATTAGGAGGGATCTGACAGCCATATCTCTGCCATTGAGCCCGCCCGGAGAGGTTGAGGGGGAGATCATAGACCTGGGCAACGGAGACCCCTCGGAGTTCAAGAGGAGGGAGAAGGAGATCGGAGGCAAGGTCGTCCTCTGCACGAGCGCTCCCGGCCCCTCTGGAAGGGAGGTTCACAGGAGAACCAAGTATGGCTATGGGGTCTATATGGGCGCTAGAGGCTTTATCTTCGGGAATCACAACCCTGGCCAGCTACCAGCCACCGGAAGCCTCAGGCCAGCCTATAGAATGGCAGGGGAGATCCCAGCCGTGGGGGTCTCATGGGAGACGGTGAGCTTCATCAACCGCCAGATGGAGAGAGGAAGAGTGGTGGCCAAGATAAGGACGGAGGATAGGATAATGCCAGGTTCTACCTCCTGGAATGTGGTTGGGGAGATCCCCGGATCAATCCTCAAAGACAGGTTCATAGTAGTCGGAGCCCACTTCGACGGCCATGATATAAGCCAGGGGGCCATGGACGATGCCTCAGGAGCTTGCGTCGTGGCCGAGGCCGCCAGGGCATTAGCCAAGTTTAAAGGGGCATTCAAGAGAAGCCTCAGGTTCATCCTCTTCTCAGCCGAGGAGCTAGGGGTCACGGGGTCCACATGCTATGTGGCGAAGCACCTCGAGGAGATGAATCGGGTGGACCTAATGATAAACTGTGACGGCGCGGGGAGGGCCGCTAGGCATACCTTCAGGGTCTCAGGCCCACCAGAGCTCGTGGAGACCCTCCAAGCCATATCGAAGGAAGTTGGATATCAAATGAAGGTGGAGACAACACTCTCCACAGCCTCAGACCACTGGCCCTTCTACATGCAGTCCATACCTTCGGCCTCATTAGCCTCAGCTACAGAACCGGCAGCCCTAGCCCTTGGGAGGGGCTTCGGACATACAAGCGCAGACACCGTCGACAAGGTAGACCATAGAGGCCTAAAGGAAGGAGCTTTAGTCTTAGCCCAGTTCTTGATTAGGTTGGCGAACATGGATAAGATCTCTAGGAGGATGGCCCCGGACGAGATAATGAACCATCTGGAGAAGACAGGAGTAGCTGAAGAGCTTCGAATCCAAAAATGCTGGTATCAGCCCGGAGCCTCACCCCTAAATCAATAA
- a CDS encoding tryptophan--tRNA ligase has translation MGKEEMVVTPWKVSGDVDYEKLIERFGTKPITEELLERIERHAGYLHNQLRRGIFFSHRDMDWWLDVYEAGLPVGLYTGRGPSGPVHLGHLLPWFFTKYLQDAFDADLYFQMTDDEKFLIHPELSLDDTVGYAYENALDLIACGLNPEKTFIISDVNQINHLYRLALQVAKHITFSTAKAIFGFTESDNIGIIWFPAVQAAPCFIQSVREGRNVAVLIPAAIDQDPYWRMTRDIAEHLGFYKPAQMHAKFLPGLGRGGKMSASMPETAIFTIDQPERAAQKVMNAYTGGRPTVREQKILGGDPSICTVFAYYYYLFEEDDERLKRLEEDCRSGSIICGECKERLAERVKSFLREFQEKRERARDQLDKFFLK, from the coding sequence ATGGGTAAAGAGGAGATGGTCGTAACCCCATGGAAGGTCTCCGGCGATGTCGATTATGAGAAGCTCATAGAGAGGTTCGGAACCAAGCCAATTACCGAGGAACTCCTAGAAAGGATAGAGCGGCACGCCGGATACCTCCACAATCAGCTGAGGAGGGGGATATTCTTCTCCCATAGGGATATGGACTGGTGGCTGGATGTCTACGAGGCCGGCCTACCCGTTGGGCTATATACCGGGAGAGGGCCTTCAGGCCCCGTCCACCTTGGGCATCTGCTCCCCTGGTTCTTCACGAAGTATCTTCAGGACGCCTTCGACGCGGACCTATACTTCCAGATGACCGACGACGAGAAGTTCCTGATCCATCCCGAGCTGAGCCTGGATGATACGGTGGGCTACGCCTACGAGAACGCCTTGGATCTCATAGCCTGCGGGCTCAATCCAGAGAAGACCTTCATCATCTCGGATGTGAACCAGATCAACCACCTTTACCGCCTCGCCCTCCAGGTAGCCAAGCACATCACCTTCTCCACGGCGAAGGCCATCTTCGGCTTCACGGAGAGCGACAACATAGGCATAATATGGTTCCCCGCGGTCCAGGCAGCACCATGCTTCATCCAGTCGGTTAGGGAGGGGAGGAATGTGGCGGTCCTGATCCCCGCAGCCATAGATCAGGATCCGTACTGGAGGATGACTAGGGACATAGCTGAGCATCTTGGGTTCTATAAGCCAGCCCAGATGCATGCTAAGTTCCTGCCAGGGCTTGGGAGAGGGGGGAAGATGTCGGCCTCGATGCCCGAGACGGCCATCTTCACCATCGACCAACCTGAAAGGGCGGCCCAGAAGGTTATGAATGCCTATACTGGCGGCAGGCCGACTGTAAGGGAGCAAAAGATACTGGGCGGAGACCCCTCAATTTGCACGGTCTTCGCCTACTACTATTATCTCTTCGAGGAGGACGACGAGAGGCTGAAAAGGCTGGAAGAGGATTGCAGATCTGGAAGCATCATATGCGGAGAGTGCAAGGAGAGGCTGGCTGAGAGGGTCAAGAGCTTTCTCAGGGAGTTTCAGGAGAAGAGGGAGAGGGCCAGAGACCAGCTTGACAAGTTCTTCTTAAAGTGA
- a CDS encoding GNAT family N-acetyltransferase translates to MREGAFIRSFVARDGRSVVLRAPRWSDLDDMLEFINSLVDEKAEIAATEKKTREEEVDWLASLLSDVEKDRRVAIAAEVDGRFIGLVEVTPEKGSSAHVGVLGIAVKGGYRDVGIGTEMMKEAEDQAKRMGIEIVILDVFASNSRARHLYEKLGYSVVGCIPRFFKRNGAYIDRIIMAKTLT, encoded by the coding sequence TTGAGAGAGGGGGCATTCATAAGAAGCTTCGTTGCTAGAGATGGGAGGTCAGTTGTGCTTAGGGCTCCCCGCTGGTCTGACCTCGATGATATGTTAGAGTTCATCAACTCTTTAGTAGATGAGAAGGCTGAGATAGCCGCGACAGAGAAGAAGACCAGGGAAGAGGAGGTTGACTGGCTGGCCAGCCTACTCTCAGATGTTGAGAAGGACAGGCGGGTCGCCATCGCCGCGGAGGTTGATGGAAGATTCATCGGCCTTGTTGAGGTTACGCCCGAGAAGGGCTCCTCAGCACATGTTGGGGTTTTAGGGATAGCCGTCAAGGGAGGATACAGAGATGTTGGGATAGGCACTGAGATGATGAAGGAGGCTGAGGATCAAGCTAAGAGAATGGGGATCGAGATCGTAATCCTTGATGTATTTGCAAGCAATAGCAGGGCTCGCCACCTCTACGAGAAGCTCGGCTACAGTGTTGTGGGTTGCATACCCCGATTCTTCAAGAGGAATGGGGCTTATATCGACAGGATAATTATGGCAAAAACCCTAACCTGA
- the pstB gene encoding phosphate ABC transporter ATP-binding protein, whose protein sequence is MTNHPYKFEVENLDAYFGTKKVLNNINMKIRDKAVTAIIGPSGCGKTTLLRCLNRIHEIVPGAKVSGKVLFNGINIYDDKVDPVTIRRKIGMVFQKPNPFPMISIYDNVAVGLKLNGVKDRKRLDSAVERALKMANLWDEVKNDLQKSGASLSGGQQQRLCIARALAVEPEAILMDEPCSALDPIATDKIESLIRSLAEEYAVVIVTHNMQQAARVSDFTAFLYLGELVEYGATKEIFENPKNILTENYITGRFG, encoded by the coding sequence ATGACAAACCATCCATATAAATTTGAAGTAGAAAATCTTGATGCATATTTTGGAACAAAAAAGGTATTAAATAATATAAACATGAAAATAAGGGACAAAGCTGTAACTGCAATAATAGGACCATCAGGATGTGGAAAAACAACTCTTCTTAGATGTCTTAACAGAATACATGAGATTGTTCCTGGAGCAAAAGTAAGTGGAAAAGTGTTATTCAACGGAATAAATATATATGATGATAAAGTAGATCCAGTTACTATAAGAAGGAAGATAGGTATGGTTTTCCAAAAACCAAACCCATTTCCAATGATTTCAATATATGATAATGTCGCAGTAGGTTTAAAGTTAAATGGAGTGAAGGATAGAAAGAGACTTGACTCAGCAGTGGAGAGGGCATTAAAAATGGCCAATCTATGGGATGAGGTAAAAAACGACCTCCAAAAATCAGGAGCAAGCCTCTCAGGAGGCCAGCAGCAGAGGTTATGCATAGCCAGAGCCCTAGCCGTTGAGCCTGAGGCGATACTGATGGATGAACCCTGCTCAGCCCTAGATCCCATAGCCACCGATAAGATAGAATCTCTTATCAGGAGTCTGGCAGAAGAATATGCCGTTGTCATTGTAACCCACAATATGCAGCAGGCTGCTAGAGTATCTGATTTCACGGCCTTTCTATATTTAGGGGAGCTTGTTGAATATGGAGCTACAAAAGAGATTTTTGAAAATCCAAAAAATATTTTGACTGAGAATTATATAACCGGTAGATTTGGGTGA
- the pstA gene encoding phosphate ABC transporter permease PstA: protein MKALVWLALVVALIPLFIIIIEIFSKGASNINIDILISPMPTVGERGGGIANAIQGTLITICLASILGVPLGVLSGIFLSEYGDVKISSTVRLFNDVLSGFPSIVIGIFSYTLIVTYIGFSVMAAAFALAIIMIPIVTRTTEEALKIVPLTVREAALALGISRWRTLVYIVIRGAKRGIVTGILLAIARVAGESAPVLITMGYWRWWFSGLNRPVANLALNIYLFAVSPFENWRNLAWASALVLTAIILFINLGLRIFTKEKYI, encoded by the coding sequence ATGAAAGCCCTCGTCTGGCTAGCCTTAGTCGTGGCATTAATCCCACTATTCATCATAATTATTGAGATCTTCTCGAAGGGCGCCTCCAACATCAACATAGATATCCTGATTAGTCCCATGCCCACGGTGGGAGAGCGAGGTGGAGGGATCGCAAATGCGATACAGGGTACACTGATCACAATCTGCTTGGCCTCTATACTGGGGGTACCTCTGGGCGTTCTGTCAGGGATTTTTCTCAGCGAATATGGCGATGTTAAAATATCCTCAACTGTTAGGCTCTTCAACGATGTTCTAAGCGGATTCCCCTCAATAGTAATCGGAATTTTCAGCTACACCTTAATCGTTACATATATCGGTTTTTCGGTGATGGCCGCAGCATTCGCTTTGGCTATTATAATGATCCCGATCGTCACTAGAACCACGGAGGAGGCTCTAAAGATCGTTCCACTCACAGTCAGGGAGGCCGCACTTGCACTGGGCATTTCAAGATGGAGGACCTTAGTCTATATAGTAATCAGGGGAGCGAAAAGAGGCATAGTAACTGGGATATTGCTCGCCATAGCAAGGGTCGCGGGGGAGTCTGCCCCTGTGCTGATCACGATGGGATACTGGAGGTGGTGGTTTTCAGGCCTAAATAGGCCCGTCGCCAACCTTGCTCTTAACATCTACCTGTTCGCAGTATCTCCCTTCGAGAACTGGAGGAACCTCGCCTGGGCCTCAGCCCTGGTTCTCACGGCCATAATTCTTTTCATTAATTTAGGTTTGAGGATTTTTACGAAGGAGAAATACATATGA
- the pstC gene encoding phosphate ABC transporter permease subunit PstC, whose amino-acid sequence MKKIKNYYIFSNKFESVSIKNFRDTFRGDNIMMLLTGASASSVFIILALILIKLIEGSWLSIQRFGLGFLIGTEWDPAISQVFGALPLTFGTVVTSGIALLIGVPISLGVGLALSEYMPRRLSFIISFMVELLAAIPSVIYGLWGIFTLAPFLRDNVYPYLQAILGFTQLFSGPIYGGGVLTGGIILAIMIVPTISSVSRDVFSAVPNSQREAMISLGATKWETVKIVMSYARSGLIGAVILGLGRAVGETMAITMVIGNKFQAFPSSLFDAWYTLAAIIANEFTEATYDLYISALIEVGLVLFLVTLIINILARVITLRALRLMRGIARE is encoded by the coding sequence ATGAAGAAAATAAAAAACTATTATATTTTTTCTAATAAATTTGAATCAGTGAGTATAAAAAATTTTAGAGACACCTTCAGGGGAGACAATATAATGATGCTCCTTACTGGGGCATCCGCATCCTCAGTTTTCATAATTCTTGCCTTGATCCTCATTAAGTTGATCGAGGGATCCTGGCTTTCAATACAGAGGTTTGGATTAGGATTTTTAATAGGTACTGAATGGGATCCAGCCATCTCTCAAGTCTTCGGCGCTCTACCTCTCACATTCGGCACCGTTGTAACATCAGGCATCGCACTCCTTATTGGCGTACCTATCTCCCTAGGAGTTGGCCTCGCCCTTTCGGAATACATGCCTCGAAGGCTCAGTTTTATTATCTCTTTCATGGTCGAACTGTTAGCTGCAATTCCAAGTGTTATTTATGGACTTTGGGGGATTTTCACATTGGCTCCCTTTTTAAGAGACAATGTATATCCATATCTCCAGGCAATTTTAGGATTTACACAATTATTCTCAGGCCCGATCTACGGTGGAGGAGTTCTAACGGGTGGAATTATCTTGGCCATAATGATAGTTCCAACCATATCCTCTGTTTCGAGGGATGTGTTCTCAGCGGTTCCGAACTCCCAGAGGGAGGCGATGATCTCCCTGGGTGCAACTAAATGGGAGACGGTGAAGATAGTGATGAGCTATGCGAGGTCTGGTTTGATAGGAGCTGTCATCCTGGGCTTGGGACGCGCCGTGGGGGAGACGATGGCAATAACGATGGTTATAGGCAACAAGTTTCAGGCTTTCCCCTCCTCCCTCTTCGATGCATGGTACACCCTGGCAGCCATAATTGCAAACGAGTTCACCGAGGCTACCTACGACCTTTACATCAGCGCTCTTATAGAGGTGGGCCTCGTCCTGTTTCTCGTCACCCTGATAATCAACATCCTAGCCAGAGTGATAACCCTAAGGGCCCTTAGGCTCATGAGAGGAATTGCGAGGGAGTGA
- the pstS gene encoding phosphate ABC transporter substrate-binding protein PstS codes for MGGFFTFQYLYPTQTIQTITLNGAGASFPFPLIDKWISEYHKIKPNVQLNYQSIGSGGGIKQHTEKTVQFAASDATLTPEQSNAASNSIHIPMIIGGVVPIYNLPGVQKGVKFTGEVLADIYLGKIRKWNDPRIVEINPTISLPDRDIVVVHRSDGSGTTFVWTNYLSEISHEWKKTVGKGTSVKWPIGIGGKGNEGVAGLVSQNPYSLGYVEFIYAKKNNITWGFVKNSAGEFIEPGLKSFATAASHAAVSLPKGDGDWSRVSIIDNIINNTKAYGAYPITSFSYFIVYKELNVLPNMNEAAARALAEFLWWTVHDGQKYSADLDYVPLPENIVKHNEETIKMISFNGKKLLG; via the coding sequence ATGGGTGGCTTCTTTACTTTCCAATACCTTTATCCAACTCAAACAATTCAGACAATAACATTAAATGGTGCAGGAGCATCCTTCCCCTTCCCATTGATAGACAAATGGATATCAGAATATCATAAAATAAAACCTAACGTTCAATTGAATTACCAATCTATAGGGAGCGGTGGAGGAATAAAACAACACACGGAAAAGACCGTTCAATTTGCTGCCAGCGATGCAACCCTAACTCCCGAGCAATCCAACGCAGCCTCAAATTCTATACACATACCTATGATTATAGGCGGCGTGGTTCCGATATATAACTTGCCAGGGGTCCAAAAGGGAGTTAAATTTACTGGTGAGGTTTTAGCTGACATTTATCTCGGAAAAATAAGGAAGTGGAACGACCCTAGAATTGTCGAGATCAATCCAACGATAAGCCTTCCAGATCGTGACATTGTGGTGGTGCATAGGTCTGATGGAAGCGGAACGACTTTCGTATGGACAAATTATCTATCAGAGATAAGCCACGAATGGAAGAAGACTGTGGGTAAGGGAACTTCTGTCAAATGGCCGATTGGAATTGGTGGAAAGGGAAACGAAGGTGTGGCAGGACTGGTATCTCAAAACCCCTACTCTTTAGGATATGTAGAATTCATATATGCTAAAAAGAACAATATAACTTGGGGCTTTGTGAAGAATTCCGCGGGAGAATTTATCGAACCAGGTCTGAAATCATTCGCAACCGCTGCTTCCCATGCCGCAGTATCTCTTCCTAAGGGCGACGGGGACTGGTCAAGGGTCTCCATCATCGACAATATTATAAATAACACGAAAGCATATGGAGCCTATCCCATAACGAGCTTTTCATACTTTATCGTATACAAAGAGCTTAATGTCTTACCAAACATGAATGAGGCTGCAGCTAGAGCCCTTGCAGAATTCTTATGGTGGACAGTGCACGACGGACAAAAATACTCTGCAGATTTAGATTATGTCCCATTACCTGAGAATATAGTAAAACACAATGAAGAAACTATTAAAATGATAAGTTTTAACGGGAAAAAACTGCTGGGCTAA
- a CDS encoding phosphate uptake regulator PhoU, with amino-acid sequence MGIPEEEVRRIQLTGGSTYIVSIPRRWVDRLGIKRGGLVSVTEIDDSIIIRPKGVKLEERPKRAVITTYDNVTPEGLVRRVISAYLMGYNIIQVKNPEKRIDLKQRYAVKEFVKRKLVGTEILSETPNELTLQVLLSYPELSVNDALRRMSVITISMHRDAIEALSSGNPQLAREVVAMDDEVDRFSLYIVRLLKEAASDRRILQEIGLHSPKECLGYRLITKSVERVADHAADIAENSLMLTLSGLSEDVVNELRSMSSSAIKLFERAMNSLYEWSYKSADAVLEGIVETRGMEASALQKIIKNAPPEDVPSLRLILESILRTAEYGSDIAEAVLNMTIVDEIKEE; translated from the coding sequence TTGGGGATTCCGGAGGAAGAGGTAAGAAGGATACAACTTACCGGTGGATCCACGTATATAGTCTCCATACCTAGGAGGTGGGTGGACCGTCTGGGAATAAAACGTGGGGGGTTGGTCAGCGTCACGGAGATAGACGACTCGATCATAATCAGGCCCAAAGGTGTGAAGCTTGAAGAGAGGCCTAAAAGGGCGGTGATAACGACTTATGACAATGTTACCCCTGAGGGTCTTGTTAGAAGGGTTATCTCAGCCTATCTGATGGGCTACAACATCATACAGGTTAAAAACCCTGAAAAGCGGATAGACCTCAAGCAGAGGTATGCCGTTAAGGAGTTTGTCAAGAGGAAGCTCGTGGGGACCGAGATCCTCTCAGAGACACCCAATGAGCTGACCCTACAGGTCCTCCTCAGCTACCCAGAGCTCTCGGTTAATGATGCCCTCCGGAGGATGAGCGTGATCACAATCTCCATGCACCGCGACGCCATAGAGGCCCTCTCCTCAGGGAACCCCCAGCTGGCCAGGGAGGTCGTCGCAATGGATGATGAGGTCGATAGGTTCAGCCTCTACATCGTGAGGCTTCTAAAGGAGGCCGCCTCCGATAGACGCATTTTACAGGAGATAGGGCTCCACTCCCCTAAAGAGTGCCTCGGTTATAGGTTGATCACCAAGTCTGTCGAGAGGGTGGCGGACCACGCTGCCGACATAGCTGAGAACAGCCTTATGCTGACCCTATCGGGCCTCAGCGAGGATGTAGTCAACGAACTCCGCTCTATGAGCTCATCAGCCATCAAGCTCTTCGAGAGAGCTATGAACTCCCTGTATGAGTGGAGCTACAAATCGGCGGACGCCGTGCTTGAGGGGATTGTGGAGACGAGAGGTATGGAGGCCAGCGCCCTCCAGAAGATCATAAAGAATGCTCCGCCCGAAGACGTGCCATCCCTTAGGCTCATCTTAGAGAGCATCCTCAGAACAGCCGAGTACGGAAGCGACATAGCTGAGGCCGTGCTAAACATGACCATAGTGGATGAGATAAAAGAGGAATAA